A portion of the Segatella copri DSM 18205 genome contains these proteins:
- a CDS encoding TerC family protein, producing the protein MEHVFTESMFLVGFVIFIAAILVLDMLVIDRKAHVVSIKEAGSWTAVWIILALAFAVFIYFHGDMVHGIENFDDLKLIASRYASHLKLDPNDYEGSLQQYRHYMTISYISGYLIEKTLSVDNLFVMMMIFTSFGVDKKDYQHVLNWGILGAIVLRFVFIFAGAALISRFAWILLVFGGFLVYSGAKMFLNRNKKEEINALEHPVVKFMQKRLHLGPLVMTVVFIEFCDLIFAFDSIPAVFSVSLDPFVVFFSNIFAILGLRALFFLLAAIADKFRYLKVGVSVLLVFIGVKMLIHDFFEIDAVSSLVFIILVLLVSIGASVVIPQKQEALENTK; encoded by the coding sequence ATGGAACATGTTTTTACTGAATCGATGTTTTTGGTAGGATTCGTGATTTTCATCGCAGCCATACTCGTATTAGACATGCTGGTCATCGACCGAAAGGCACATGTGGTGTCTATCAAGGAAGCCGGTTCATGGACGGCTGTATGGATTATTCTCGCGCTCGCCTTCGCAGTATTCATCTATTTTCATGGAGACATGGTGCACGGCATCGAGAACTTCGACGACCTGAAGCTGATAGCCTCGCGCTATGCTTCGCATCTCAAACTGGACCCGAACGACTATGAGGGGAGTCTGCAGCAATACCGGCACTATATGACCATCTCCTACATCTCGGGTTATCTGATAGAGAAAACACTCTCGGTAGATAATCTCTTCGTGATGATGATGATTTTCACCTCGTTCGGAGTAGACAAGAAAGATTACCAGCACGTACTGAACTGGGGTATCCTGGGAGCCATCGTGCTGCGCTTCGTCTTCATCTTTGCGGGTGCTGCGCTTATCAGCCGGTTCGCCTGGATATTACTCGTATTCGGAGGATTTCTGGTTTACAGCGGTGCCAAGATGTTCCTCAACAGGAACAAGAAGGAGGAAATCAATGCCCTGGAGCATCCGGTAGTGAAGTTCATGCAGAAGCGCCTGCATCTGGGTCCGCTGGTGATGACGGTGGTGTTCATCGAGTTCTGCGACCTGATTTTCGCCTTCGACAGCATCCCAGCCGTATTCTCGGTATCGCTCGACCCGTTCGTGGTGTTCTTCTCGAATATCTTCGCCATCCTGGGCTTGCGTGCCCTCTTCTTCCTGCTGGCAGCGATAGCAGACAAGTTCCGCTATCTGAAGGTGGGTGTGAGTGTGCTGCTGGTGTTCATCGGTGTGAAGATGCTCATCCACGATTTCTTCGAGATTGATGCAGTCAGTTCGCTGGTATTTATCATCCTCGTACTGCTCGTCAGCATCGGGGCTTCGGTGGTGATTCCGCAGAAACAGGAAGCGTTGGAAAATACGAAATAA
- a CDS encoding L-fucose/L-arabinose isomerase family protein — protein sequence MVSNNIPQVKLGIIAVSRDCFPIALSTQRRENIVKEYKGEIFNCQTTVENEKDMLKAVAEVKEQGCNALVVFLGNFGPETPETLIAKNFDGPVMFVAAAEGDGDMINGRGDAYCGMLNCSYNLGMRHLKGYIPEYPVGTAEEVAKMIADFVPVARVILGLKGLKIITFGPRPQDFFACNAPIKGLYELGVEIEENSELDLLVAYKEHANDPRIDEVCADMAKEMGEGCYYPDLSRRMAQFELTLLDWAEAHKGSRQYVAFADKCWPAFPSQFGFEPCYVNSRLVSRGIPVACEVDVYGALSEYIGMCASDDTVTLLDINNSVPQYIYDEDIKGKYDYKLTDTFMGFHCGNTPQCKMCSNRKIKYQLIQNRLLENGCKPDFTRGTLEGDIAASDITFYRLQCDSQGNLRSYIAEGEVLDVPTRSFGGIGIFAINEMGRFYRHVLIQKGYPHHGAVAFSHVGKTLFEVFKYLGIKDIAYNQPASLPYPTENPWK from the coding sequence ATGGTAAGCAACAACATTCCACAAGTAAAGCTCGGTATTATTGCCGTTAGCCGTGACTGTTTTCCAATCGCGCTTTCTACTCAGCGCCGTGAGAACATCGTAAAAGAGTACAAGGGTGAAATTTTCAACTGTCAGACTACAGTTGAGAACGAGAAAGATATGCTCAAGGCTGTGGCCGAAGTAAAGGAGCAGGGCTGCAACGCCTTGGTTGTATTCCTTGGTAACTTCGGTCCTGAGACCCCTGAAACTTTGATTGCAAAGAACTTCGACGGTCCTGTTATGTTCGTAGCAGCTGCTGAAGGTGACGGCGATATGATCAATGGTCGTGGTGATGCATACTGCGGTATGCTCAACTGCTCTTACAACCTCGGTATGCGTCATTTGAAGGGTTACATCCCTGAGTACCCTGTTGGTACAGCAGAGGAAGTAGCTAAGATGATTGCAGACTTCGTACCAGTAGCTCGCGTCATCCTCGGTTTGAAGGGCTTGAAGATTATCACATTCGGTCCACGTCCTCAGGACTTCTTCGCTTGCAACGCTCCAATCAAGGGCTTGTACGAACTGGGTGTAGAGATTGAGGAGAACTCAGAGCTCGACCTCCTTGTAGCTTATAAGGAGCATGCGAACGATCCACGTATCGACGAGGTTTGCGCTGATATGGCCAAGGAGATGGGCGAAGGCTGCTACTATCCTGATCTCAGCCGCAGAATGGCACAGTTTGAGTTGACATTGCTCGACTGGGCAGAGGCTCACAAGGGTTCTCGCCAGTATGTAGCATTCGCTGACAAGTGCTGGCCTGCATTCCCAAGCCAGTTCGGTTTCGAGCCTTGCTATGTAAACAGCCGTCTCGTTAGCCGCGGTATTCCTGTAGCTTGCGAGGTTGATGTCTATGGTGCATTGTCTGAGTACATCGGTATGTGTGCTTCTGACGATACCGTTACATTGCTCGATATCAACAACTCTGTTCCTCAGTATATCTATGATGAGGACATCAAGGGCAAGTACGATTATAAGTTGACTGATACCTTCATGGGCTTCCACTGCGGTAACACTCCACAGTGCAAGATGTGCTCAAACCGTAAGATTAAGTATCAGCTCATCCAGAACCGTTTGTTGGAGAATGGTTGTAAACCAGACTTCACCCGTGGTACTTTGGAGGGTGATATCGCAGCTTCTGATATCACATTCTACCGTCTGCAGTGCGATTCTCAGGGCAACCTCCGCAGCTACATCGCAGAGGGTGAGGTTCTCGATGTTCCTACCCGTTCATTCGGTGGTATCGGTATCTTCGCCATCAACGAGATGGGCCGCTTCTATCGTCACGTATTGATTCAGAAGGGTTATCCACACCACGGAGCCGTAGCATTCTCTCACGTAGGTAAGACCTTGTTCGAGGTATTCAAGTATCTTGGCATCAAGGATATCGCTTACAACCAGCCAGCTAGCCTGCCTTACCCAACAGAGAATCCTTGGAAGTAA